TTACACAGACTCCTGGGGCATCCGAATAGGATTGTGAATACTGACCAGCTTGGTGCCGTCGAGGAAATGGGCCTCAACTTGAATCAGGGGAATGAGTTCCGGAACACCGGGGAGTACATCATCGACGGTGAGCCATGTTGCCCCTTCTGACATCAGCTCTGCCACGCTTTTATCCATGCGTGCACCTTCTAAAACTTGGTCGGTGATAAAGGCGATCGCTTCGGGAACATTGAGTTTCACGCCGTTCTCCTTGCGCCGCCGGGCAATTTCTGCGGCGGTAAAAAT
This region of Candidatus Obscuribacterales bacterium genomic DNA includes:
- a CDS encoding urease subunit gamma; this translates as MYLTPHELDRLLIFTAAEIARRRKENGVKLNVPEAIAFITDQVLEGARMDKSVAELMSEGATWLTVDDVLPGVPELIPLIQVEAHFLDGTKLVSIHNPIRMPQESV